In Gouania willdenowi chromosome 15, fGouWil2.1, whole genome shotgun sequence, one DNA window encodes the following:
- the LOC114476808 gene encoding LOW QUALITY PROTEIN: monoacylglycerol lipase ABHD12 (The sequence of the model RefSeq protein was modified relative to this genomic sequence to represent the inferred CDS: deleted 1 base in 1 codon): protein MKRRIGKHNESSLDSSGVQNPPRGPKKVKAPSRPWLKKAFWSLFILLILVPVSLKILPQLVQHFVYAHRIRVPFFVDLSRPADLSLNHTINMYLTSEEGISLGVWHTVPASQWEEAQGKDLAWYQKALDSGSPVFIYLHGNTGTRAAPHRVGVAKVLSALGYHVLVPDYRGFGDSTGEPTEAGFTTDVLFLYKWVKARSGNSLVIIWGHSLGTGVSTNTAVKLIEQGEVFDGVILEGAFNSARQKLNIHPFIWYYWTYPGIGYVFREPWAENKVVFPTEANLKKMKSPILFLHSEDDYIAPLHFVQQMRDVAVKAQNAERVKLVIFDGSLGYIHNGLYRDPRLPSIIKEFVMSL, encoded by the exons ATGAAGAGAAGGATTGGTAAACACAATGAATCATCCTTGGACAGCAGTGGAGTCCAAAACCCGCCCAGAGGCCCGAAGAAAGTTAAGGCTCC GTCTCGTCCGTGGCTGAAGAAAgctttttggagcctttttattCTCCTTATTCTGGTGCCGGTGTCTCTGAAAATCCTCCCACAATTAGTCCAGCACTTTGTTTACGCTCACAGAA TCAGGGTGCCGTTCTTTGTAGACCTGAGCCGACCTGCTGATCTCTCCCTTAATCACACCATCAACATGTACTTAACATCAGAAGAAGGAATTTCCCTCGGTGTTTG GCACACAGTTCCTGCAAGTCAATGGGAAGAAGCACAAGGGAAGGACTTGGCATGGTACCAAAAGGCTTTAGACAGTGGAAGTCCAGTTTTCATATATCTTCACGGGAACACAGGCACAAG AGCAGCACCTCATCGTGTGGGAGTGGCAAAA GTATTGAGCGCGCTGGGCTACCATGTGCTGGTGCCTGACTACAGAG GGTTTGGAGACTCAACTGGAGAACCCACTGAAGCCGGTTTCACCACAGATGTCCTCTTCTTGTACAAGTGGGTCAAAGCTCGCAGTGGAAACAGCCTGGTCATCATCTGGGGTCACTCTCTGGGGACAGG AGTTTCCACAaacactgcagtcaaactaatAGAACAAG GTGAGGTTTTCGATGGTGTCATCCTGGAGGGTGCATTTAACAGTGCTCGTCAAAAGTTGAATATTCATCCTTTCATTTGG TATTACTGGACATATCCAGGGATTGGTTATGTTTTCCGAGAGCCTTGGGCAGAAAATAAGGTTGTCTTTCCCACTGAAGCAaa tCTGAAGAAGATGAAGAGCCCCATTCTTTTTCTCCATTCAGAGGATGACTACATCGCTCCTCTTCATTTTGTTCAGCAG ATGCGTGATGTAGCAGTGAAAGCCCAGAATGCTGAGCGAGTGAAGCTGGTAATATTTGAT GGATCCCTGGGATATATACACAATGGTTTATACAGAGACCCCCGGTTGCCTAGCATCATAAA GGAGTTTGTGATGTCATTGTAA